In Mytilus edulis chromosome 7, xbMytEdul2.2, whole genome shotgun sequence, a single genomic region encodes these proteins:
- the LOC139483558 gene encoding sialate:O-sulfotransferase 2-like, with the protein MIIHYFVLLIVSKIANSIKCQVQVIDGNDYVGCFIDSFTRLLTHQYVLDNETPDMENNFCLLYCKEQGYIYSGTENRGECHCGDDPYQYGPEDVSDYHIKDYDCNRECVGDSEQICGGRWRLSVYETGYVPYKQGRLQYKLVTNNTILVAPANKVLTCRSKIECAKYCQMAENCKVFVISTEIRECRLYYSFTVMCKEVQFAQDFQVYMMK; encoded by the exons ATGATTAtacattattttgtgttgttgATTGTGTCGAAAATTGCGAATTCAATTAAG TGTCAAGTACAGGTGATTG ATGGCAATGATTACGTTGGATGTTTCATTGATTCATTTACAAGACTGTTAACACATCAATATGTGTTGGATAACGAAACTCCAGATATGGAAAACAACTTTTGTTTGCTTTACTGTAAAGAACAGGGCTACATATACTCTGGAACAGAG AATAGAGGGGAATGTCATTGTGGTGATGACCCGTATCAGTACGGTCCTGAAGATGTAAGTGATTATCACATCAAGGATTATGATTGTAATCGGGAGTGTGTCGGTGATTCTGAACAGATATGTGGGGGTAGATGGAGGTTATCAGTGTATGAAACAG GGTATGTACCGTACAAACAAGGTCGACTTCAGTATAAGCTGGTCACAAATAACACAATACTTGTGGCACCGGCCAACAAAGTCCTGACATGtagaagtaaaattgaatgtGCAAAGTATTGCCAAATGGCTGAGAACTGTAAAGTATTCGTGATTTCTACAGAAATAAGAGAGTGCCGTTTGTATTACAGCTTCACCGTTATGTGTAAGGAAGTTCAGTTCGCACAGGATTTCCAAGTTTATATGATGAAATAA